In Sphingobacterium sp. PCS056, the following proteins share a genomic window:
- a CDS encoding patatin-like phospholipase family protein, with protein sequence MIVNNKIGITLSGGGFRGIAHLGILQYLKELDIQLHAISGASAGALVGAFIAEGYAPLEILELVKVEKFFTYSDFSIRTDGLFSADIFEKIIKKYIPHDSFEGLKMPLYVAVTDLTNAESLIFNQGSLSFAVKSSCCFPLVFQPVAYKNNRFLCDGGIVNNFPVEQIKATCNKSIGINVNPVNRSEGRLNYKQIVERIIRITTSNIRAEAPGDCDIFLQPEEINQFKTFDTSKVDQIYQFGYNYAKAFEKEFITLKKEVG encoded by the coding sequence ATGATTGTAAACAACAAAATAGGAATTACACTATCTGGTGGTGGTTTCAGAGGAATCGCGCATTTGGGCATCCTGCAATATCTAAAGGAATTGGATATACAACTTCACGCGATATCTGGAGCAAGTGCTGGAGCCTTGGTTGGTGCTTTTATAGCGGAAGGATACGCTCCGCTAGAGATATTAGAACTGGTAAAAGTAGAAAAATTCTTCACCTATTCCGACTTTTCTATTAGAACGGATGGACTGTTTAGTGCAGATATTTTTGAAAAAATCATTAAAAAGTATATTCCTCACGACAGTTTCGAAGGCTTAAAAATGCCGCTTTATGTTGCCGTGACGGATTTAACTAATGCGGAGTCGCTGATCTTTAATCAAGGTTCACTATCTTTTGCGGTTAAATCTTCTTGCTGTTTTCCTTTGGTATTTCAACCTGTAGCTTATAAAAACAACCGTTTCCTGTGTGATGGAGGAATAGTGAATAACTTTCCGGTGGAGCAGATCAAAGCGACCTGCAACAAAAGTATCGGCATCAATGTCAATCCGGTCAACCGCTCTGAAGGTCGACTCAACTACAAACAGATTGTGGAACGCATCATCCGGATCACGACTTCCAATATTAGGGCTGAAGCTCCTGGTGATTGCGATATATTCTTACAGCCGGAGGAGATCAATCAGTTTAAAACATTTGACACCAGTAAAGTGGATCAGATATACCAGTTTGGATATAACTATGCTAAAGCATTTGAAAAGGAATTTATCACCTTGAAGAAGGAGGTTGGTTAA
- a CDS encoding type II toxin-antitoxin system HipA family toxin translates to MVTTAFINIYGRRVGAVAWDADRGLASFEYDPKFPIDRFPIAPIKMPAKNRIYNFPEFRDSETFKGLPGLLADALPDRYGRDLINAWLARQGRPDNSLNPVELLCFIGKRGMGALEFEPVLSKESASYEVELSDLIETTKALLENKEIINLKTNKSMEDVMLDVLKMGTSAGGARPKAIIAYNEQTGQVRSGQTLVDEGFEHWLIKFDEVSDVQFGVSKGYGRVEMAYYQMAIDFGIDMMESRLIEENNRVHFMTKRFDRIAGNQKIHSQTLCALQHYDFANISSYSYEQVFQTMRQLRLSYAEAEQMYKRMVFNIIARNCDDHTKNFAFLMDRRGKWTLAPAYDICFAYRPDSVWVSQHNLSVNGKRKDFLRADLLTIAEQNSIRYPENAINDCLQIVRNWKDYATRCEIDQEKRELIDHALMKELK, encoded by the coding sequence ATGGTAACGACAGCATTTATCAATATCTACGGGCGGCGCGTAGGCGCAGTCGCCTGGGATGCAGACCGAGGTCTTGCTAGTTTTGAGTACGACCCCAAATTTCCAATAGACCGCTTTCCTATTGCCCCCATTAAAATGCCGGCAAAAAATAGAATATATAATTTTCCGGAATTCAGGGATAGTGAAACTTTCAAAGGTTTGCCCGGGCTTTTAGCAGATGCTTTACCAGATCGTTACGGGAGAGATTTAATCAATGCCTGGCTTGCCCGACAGGGGCGTCCTGATAATAGTCTGAATCCCGTAGAGTTGCTCTGCTTTATTGGTAAACGTGGAATGGGAGCCTTAGAATTCGAACCCGTGTTGAGCAAGGAGTCAGCTTCTTATGAGGTAGAATTAAGTGATTTGATCGAAACCACAAAAGCTTTATTGGAGAACAAGGAGATAATCAACCTAAAAACCAATAAAAGCATGGAAGATGTGATGTTGGATGTGTTGAAAATGGGAACTTCGGCTGGAGGTGCACGTCCCAAAGCCATCATCGCCTATAATGAACAGACGGGACAGGTGAGATCTGGACAAACGTTAGTTGACGAAGGTTTTGAGCATTGGTTAATCAAGTTTGACGAGGTAAGCGACGTGCAATTTGGTGTGTCAAAAGGATACGGAAGAGTCGAGATGGCTTATTATCAGATGGCCATAGACTTTGGTATTGACATGATGGAATCGCGATTGATTGAAGAAAATAATCGGGTGCACTTCATGACCAAACGTTTTGATCGTATAGCCGGCAATCAAAAAATTCACAGCCAGACATTGTGTGCCTTGCAGCATTATGATTTTGCAAATATTTCCTCCTATAGCTATGAGCAAGTCTTTCAAACCATGCGTCAGTTGCGGTTGAGCTATGCAGAAGCAGAGCAAATGTACAAGCGCATGGTCTTTAATATCATCGCACGAAATTGTGACGATCATACCAAGAACTTTGCCTTTTTAATGGATCGCAGAGGAAAGTGGACATTAGCACCTGCATACGACATCTGTTTCGCATACCGTCCTGACAGTGTTTGGGTGAGCCAGCATAATTTAAGTGTCAACGGCAAGCGCAAGGATTTTTTGAGAGCAGATCTATTGACGATAGCCGAGCAAAATTCCATTCGATATCCGGAAAATGCAATCAATGACTGTCTGCAAATTGTACGTAATTGGAAAGATTATGCCACGAGATGTGAAATAGATCAGGAGAAAAGAGAATTAATAGACCACGCTCTTATGAAGGAATTGAAATAA
- a CDS encoding helix-turn-helix domain-containing protein encodes MNDIVDISLLSDKAILQKVGWFIQQTRIKQNLTQSELAAQAAISRSTLSLVERGDNISLINLIKILRTLHALYVLNDFEVREELSPLQLAKGEKQQRKRASRSQSEHPDINDLGW; translated from the coding sequence ATGAATGATATAGTAGACATTAGCTTGCTGTCGGATAAAGCCATTCTTCAAAAAGTAGGTTGGTTTATTCAACAGACCCGGATCAAGCAAAACCTAACCCAAAGCGAGTTGGCAGCACAAGCCGCCATTAGCCGCTCTACCTTAAGTTTGGTCGAGCGCGGAGACAATATATCGCTCATCAATCTGATTAAAATATTACGCACCTTACATGCGCTTTATGTGTTAAATGATTTTGAAGTAAGAGAAGAATTAAGCCCTTTACAACTGGCAAAGGGCGAAAAGCAGCAACGTAAACGAGCCTCTAGATCACAATCTGAGCATCCAGATATAAACGATTTGGGATGGTAA
- a CDS encoding carbohydrate kinase family protein — MATPDIKIACFGEVLWDIFPGGDRRAGGAPFNVAYHLSKMGVEVNMISSVGNDELGRELLQKIQDWKISTAGIQINNTYPTSTVVATIDEHHDAHYDIVSDVAWDYMEFNPVNQAMVATSDALVFGSLATRNERTRNTLFQLLEASSYPVFDINLRAPHYDVHVIKDLLYKTHLAKFNKAELCMLIDFMGKSYTTEEDSVNFLRDTFGIGEVIVSKGSKGALYADHHDFYSIPTIPIQVKDTVGSGDSFLAGFLSKRLEQGTSATAMMHQAVSLGAFVTAQEGACPEYTLADFISFREDAARKHG; from the coding sequence ATGGCAACACCTGATATTAAAATAGCCTGTTTTGGCGAAGTACTATGGGATATATTCCCGGGAGGAGATCGAAGAGCTGGAGGAGCACCTTTCAATGTCGCTTACCATCTCTCTAAAATGGGCGTTGAAGTCAATATGATCAGCAGTGTTGGAAATGATGAATTAGGCCGTGAACTATTGCAAAAAATACAGGACTGGAAAATCTCGACAGCAGGAATACAGATCAACAATACCTATCCAACAAGCACCGTTGTCGCTACGATCGATGAACATCATGATGCGCACTATGATATTGTTAGCGACGTAGCGTGGGATTATATGGAGTTCAATCCTGTCAACCAGGCTATGGTAGCCACATCCGATGCACTGGTTTTTGGATCATTGGCTACCCGCAACGAACGAACAAGAAACACCCTATTCCAATTGTTAGAAGCGAGTTCATACCCTGTTTTCGATATCAATCTGCGTGCACCACATTATGATGTACATGTTATAAAAGATCTGTTGTATAAAACGCACTTGGCCAAATTTAATAAAGCCGAACTGTGTATGCTGATTGATTTTATGGGTAAGTCCTATACCACAGAAGAGGATAGTGTAAATTTTCTGCGAGATACCTTTGGTATTGGAGAGGTGATCGTATCCAAGGGAAGTAAAGGAGCGCTATATGCCGATCATCATGATTTTTATTCCATACCGACCATTCCTATTCAAGTAAAAGATACTGTTGGTAGTGGTGACTCCTTTTTGGCCGGTTTTTTATCCAAAAGATTGGAGCAGGGAACTTCCGCAACCGCAATGATGCATCAAGCCGTTTCCTTAGGCGCATTTGTTACTGCTCAGGAAGGCGCTTGTCCAGAATATACATTAGCAGATTTTATTTCCTTTCGAGAAGATGCCGCTCGGAAGCATGGATAA
- a CDS encoding homing endonuclease associated repeat-containing protein, producing the protein MNKNKDQIIANAFSEIKDFYDQHGRIPIRREREAINTIARRYFGTWNNFIAAAGYQPNVKKTTAQITKELFKMVHDFYQLHGRIPMRREFTRKNGTICKYFGSWNKFIAAAGYEPNSRRVPSKMKLKNSLLQYYLKHQKVPTIGDCRAKNGLYNHLSYFTHFGLNSWPDVLEYVGLRPYFRITTMTDAEAKEEVINLIKKHKIKYGKTYEKLKPENFPSLWYLKEKFGWNNLCYMAGTKIPVTKFSVKDHYLNLKKNTSKPTAKELAKKMKISPSGIVWNLNQPLNDFILSIGHEPAHKTPTRCKLTKKQLAELYKTKSLANGYPNGMPRDKLQELTGYSRDIYEKRFFSMNGLRLVCHFKLAFRGGKKYSEEELRDILNQPPYRNHR; encoded by the coding sequence TTGAATAAAAATAAAGATCAAATTATTGCGAATGCCTTTTCCGAGATCAAAGATTTTTATGATCAACATGGCCGGATTCCGATAAGGCGTGAACGTGAAGCTATCAATACGATCGCGCGTCGGTACTTTGGAACCTGGAATAATTTTATAGCTGCTGCAGGCTATCAACCTAACGTAAAAAAAACAACAGCACAAATTACCAAGGAATTGTTTAAAATGGTACATGATTTTTATCAATTACATGGACGCATCCCGATGCGTCGAGAATTTACCAGGAAAAATGGTACTATATGTAAATATTTTGGATCGTGGAATAAATTTATAGCTGCTGCCGGCTATGAACCTAATTCGCGAAGGGTACCGTCCAAGATGAAACTTAAAAACTCCTTACTGCAATACTATCTGAAACATCAAAAGGTCCCAACTATTGGAGATTGCCGAGCCAAGAATGGTCTTTACAATCATTTGTCGTATTTTACACATTTTGGACTTAATTCATGGCCAGATGTGCTCGAATATGTCGGTCTCCGTCCCTATTTTAGAATCACAACGATGACTGATGCCGAAGCGAAAGAAGAGGTCATCAACCTCATCAAAAAACATAAAATTAAATACGGCAAAACATATGAAAAACTGAAACCTGAAAATTTTCCTTCGCTATGGTACCTGAAAGAAAAGTTTGGGTGGAATAATCTGTGCTATATGGCAGGAACAAAGATACCGGTGACTAAATTTAGCGTTAAAGACCACTACTTGAATCTGAAGAAAAATACAAGTAAGCCAACCGCAAAAGAACTGGCTAAAAAGATGAAAATATCACCTAGTGGTATCGTTTGGAATCTCAACCAACCTTTGAATGATTTTATTCTATCGATAGGACATGAACCTGCACATAAAACACCGACAAGATGTAAGCTCACGAAAAAACAACTTGCCGAACTTTATAAAACAAAAAGCTTAGCAAATGGATATCCAAATGGTATGCCCCGGGATAAATTACAGGAACTGACCGGATATTCAAGAGATATTTACGAAAAGAGGTTTTTTTCTATGAATGGTCTTCGGCTCGTGTGTCATTTTAAGTTAGCATTTAGGGGAGGTAAAAAATATTCGGAAGAAGAGCTGCGCGATATCTTAAATCAACCTCCCTATCGAAACCACAGATAA
- a CDS encoding efflux RND transporter permease subunit, with product MQKLVQNIVTFSLRNTTVILFATIALLFGGIYALRHTAIEAFPDVTSTRGRIITQWPGRSAEEMEKLVTLPISKVMNSIPHKSNIRSISLFGLSVVTVQFEDGVDDFYAQQYISNKLSGVQLPEGASAEIEPPSGATGEIFRYVIKSDLPLKEITAIQDWVIERELLSVSGVADVVSFGGEEKTYEIKINPTELKNFDLSPLDVYEAVSKSNVNVGGDVIEQGSQAYVVRGVGLLDKIEDIGNITIKLNGSTPILIKNVAEVVISHKPRLGQVGYNEHNDMVEGIVVMLRGENPSAVIENLKAKITELNERTLPDNVKIETVIDRTKLVDNTVKTVSKNLVEGILLVSLIVFIFLYNWKSTFIVASVIPLAFLFAIIMLKIQGLPANLISMGSLDFGLLLEGTLVIVETVFVAMATLSHRVGAERFAKMSKLGVIKKSAGSVASYIFFALLILIVALLPIFSFQKVEGKMFTPLAFTLGYALLGSLILSLTYVPAMCKLLFTKNMEEKENMITRFFQKTIFGMYATAFRYKKATIGLFLGILALCLFKFMHYGSEFLPKLNEGAIYIRATLPNSVNLKESTRLTTEMKKLMQKDCEEIDFILTQTGRPNDGTDPTGFFNIEFNVQLKDASDWKRNVSKEDIIQEMRAKLDHYPGITFGFSQPIQDNVEEYVAGVKSSLVIKIFGDDLYDLEKYANQVAKSISKVQGITDLNVYKNIGLPELKIQLHDSKMAKYGIQTRDVQAVIEMTIGGQAATTFYEGDRQFDVILRFQEAYRDTPTKIGNILIPTSNGQNIPLQEIASINYQTGPAFIYREGNSRYIGVGFSIDGRDLGSTIAEAKEVVAAEVSLPKENHMEWAGEFESKERAAKQLALVVPISLVLILLLLYANFGNVKDTAIASLTLPFAFIGGFISLWATGTIFGISAGIGFIILFGVATIDGIVLIGVIRDNLKHKMKLKDSIIQGVRSRIRPVVMIALMGSMGLLPAALSTGMGSEIQKPLAIMIVGGLLICLVLSFTILPVVFYLAYRKEKA from the coding sequence ATGCAAAAGTTAGTACAAAATATCGTGACCTTTTCGTTGCGAAATACCACCGTTATTCTATTTGCAACGATAGCATTGCTATTTGGGGGTATATATGCCCTACGCCATACCGCTATCGAAGCATTTCCTGATGTAACCAGTACGCGCGGTCGTATCATCACGCAGTGGCCTGGTAGAAGTGCAGAGGAGATGGAAAAACTGGTCACCTTACCGATATCAAAGGTGATGAATAGTATACCGCACAAGTCCAATATTCGGTCCATATCCTTATTTGGTCTCTCCGTGGTGACCGTACAGTTTGAAGATGGAGTCGATGATTTTTATGCACAGCAGTATATCTCCAATAAACTGAGCGGCGTCCAGCTGCCCGAAGGTGCCAGTGCTGAAATTGAACCTCCCTCGGGAGCTACAGGAGAAATCTTTCGCTATGTGATCAAAAGTGATCTTCCATTGAAGGAAATTACAGCCATACAGGACTGGGTGATTGAGCGCGAATTGCTTTCTGTATCTGGAGTTGCCGATGTGGTGAGTTTTGGTGGAGAAGAGAAAACCTATGAAATCAAAATCAATCCAACAGAATTGAAAAATTTTGACCTTTCTCCATTAGATGTTTATGAAGCCGTATCCAAGTCCAATGTCAATGTGGGTGGAGATGTCATCGAACAGGGAAGTCAAGCGTATGTCGTGCGTGGAGTAGGTCTATTGGATAAGATCGAGGATATTGGCAATATTACGATTAAATTAAACGGTTCTACCCCCATTTTAATTAAGAATGTGGCCGAAGTGGTCATCTCCCATAAGCCGCGTTTAGGGCAGGTCGGCTACAATGAACACAACGATATGGTCGAAGGGATTGTGGTCATGCTGCGTGGAGAAAATCCATCAGCTGTAATTGAAAATCTGAAAGCAAAAATTACCGAACTGAACGAACGCACATTGCCCGACAATGTGAAGATCGAAACTGTTATCGACAGAACCAAATTGGTAGACAATACCGTCAAGACGGTATCTAAAAACTTGGTGGAAGGGATCCTGTTGGTATCACTGATTGTTTTTATTTTTCTTTACAACTGGAAGTCCACCTTTATCGTCGCCTCGGTCATACCGCTCGCATTTCTGTTTGCGATTATTATGCTCAAAATACAAGGATTGCCGGCCAACCTGATCTCCATGGGATCTTTAGATTTTGGACTGTTGCTGGAGGGAACACTTGTTATTGTCGAAACTGTTTTCGTTGCCATGGCTACCTTATCGCATCGGGTAGGGGCCGAGCGTTTTGCCAAAATGAGCAAGCTGGGGGTGATCAAGAAAAGTGCAGGTAGTGTAGCTTCCTACATCTTCTTTGCATTGCTGATTTTGATCGTTGCACTATTGCCGATCTTCTCCTTTCAAAAAGTAGAGGGAAAGATGTTTACCCCATTGGCATTTACATTGGGTTACGCGTTATTAGGATCGCTGATCTTAAGTTTGACCTATGTTCCGGCGATGTGTAAATTGTTGTTTACCAAAAATATGGAGGAGAAGGAAAATATGATCACACGATTTTTCCAGAAAACAATTTTTGGTATGTATGCCACCGCATTCCGATATAAAAAAGCTACTATTGGTCTATTTTTAGGCATTTTAGCCTTATGTCTTTTCAAATTTATGCACTATGGATCCGAATTTTTACCCAAACTCAACGAGGGAGCCATTTACATCCGTGCGACTTTGCCCAATAGCGTCAATTTGAAAGAATCGACCCGTTTGACGACAGAAATGAAAAAACTGATGCAGAAAGATTGTGAAGAGATTGATTTTATTTTAACACAAACTGGTCGGCCAAATGATGGAACAGATCCTACCGGATTTTTTAATATCGAGTTCAATGTTCAGTTGAAAGATGCGAGCGACTGGAAGAGAAACGTATCCAAAGAAGATATTATTCAAGAAATGCGAGCCAAATTAGATCACTATCCCGGTATTACATTTGGATTCAGTCAGCCCATCCAAGACAATGTGGAAGAATACGTCGCCGGTGTCAAGAGTTCATTAGTCATCAAGATCTTTGGCGACGATCTCTACGATCTGGAGAAATATGCAAATCAAGTGGCCAAATCCATTTCAAAGGTTCAGGGTATTACCGACCTCAATGTGTATAAGAATATTGGATTACCGGAATTGAAGATTCAGTTGCACGATTCAAAGATGGCAAAATATGGGATTCAGACACGCGATGTACAGGCTGTTATTGAAATGACGATCGGCGGACAGGCAGCGACGACCTTTTATGAGGGCGATCGACAGTTTGATGTCATCCTTCGTTTTCAAGAAGCCTATCGCGATACGCCCACCAAAATTGGCAATATTTTGATCCCCACCAGTAATGGGCAGAATATCCCTTTACAGGAAATAGCAAGTATCAATTACCAGACAGGACCTGCATTTATCTATCGTGAAGGCAATAGCCGTTATATCGGTGTTGGATTTAGCATCGACGGTCGTGATTTGGGCAGTACCATCGCAGAAGCCAAAGAAGTAGTAGCCGCAGAAGTCAGTCTGCCAAAAGAAAATCACATGGAGTGGGCAGGAGAGTTTGAGAGTAAAGAACGTGCTGCCAAGCAATTGGCTTTAGTAGTTCCGATTTCGTTAGTTCTGATTTTATTGTTGCTATATGCCAACTTTGGAAATGTAAAAGATACCGCTATTGCCTCGCTCACGTTGCCCTTTGCGTTTATCGGAGGATTTATCTCACTTTGGGCCACAGGTACCATCTTTGGGATATCGGCAGGTATTGGTTTCATTATCCTATTTGGAGTCGCCACGATTGATGGGATTGTACTCATTGGAGTCATCCGCGACAACCTTAAGCATAAAATGAAATTAAAAGATTCCATTATACAAGGAGTCCGAAGCCGGATCAGGCCTGTAGTCATGATCGCCTTAATGGGATCGATGGGTCTACTGCCGGCAGCCCTATCAACAGGGATGGGTTCTGAAATCCAGAAACCACTGGCCATTATGATTGTCGGTGGACTGTTGATCTGTTTGGTGCTTTCGTTCACCATTTTACCCGTTGTTTTCTATCTCGCTTATCGTAAAGAAAAAGCGTAA
- a CDS encoding efflux RND transporter periplasmic adaptor subunit has product MKTKLTYVSMVVLIKLLSGCAADSTTTTTGHVADTTKFCLSEQMKKTTVISPIDRLPITEQLSLSGKIDYNENDLVAFRSLLEGTVERVGFELGDYVKAGQILATIKSTHVQELFQEQRNFQNQIAMATKQLQTKKELLQDGMVAGTEVLTTEHELASLKIELDRVQQVLKMYRAKGQGSFEIVAPKNGYIIQKAVSVGQSISADQDPLFSISNLKQVWVMVNIYANNLKYIKEGDAVKVKTIAQPDIFYAGKIDKIYHVFDDNEHVLKARVVLENQNLQLMPGLAADIIIDKSNAGAEAYAVPNAAIVFHNNKEYVVIYKNDCAISTKRITTLASNEQYTFVQEKFEQGEQVISKNALLLFEQLNP; this is encoded by the coding sequence ATGAAAACCAAATTAACATATGTATCGATGGTTGTTTTGATAAAATTGCTATCAGGATGTGCAGCTGATAGCACCACAACTACAACCGGGCATGTTGCTGATACTACCAAATTTTGCCTGAGTGAGCAGATGAAAAAAACGACTGTTATCAGTCCAATTGATCGTTTACCGATCACCGAACAACTGTCTTTATCCGGAAAGATCGATTATAATGAGAATGATCTGGTGGCTTTTAGAAGTTTATTGGAAGGTACAGTAGAACGTGTCGGATTTGAACTGGGTGATTATGTCAAGGCAGGACAAATATTGGCCACCATCAAATCAACACATGTACAAGAGCTATTTCAAGAACAGCGCAATTTCCAGAATCAAATCGCGATGGCGACCAAACAATTGCAGACCAAAAAAGAATTGCTACAGGACGGTATGGTCGCAGGTACCGAAGTACTGACCACAGAACATGAGTTAGCAAGCTTAAAAATAGAATTAGACCGCGTACAACAAGTCTTAAAAATGTATCGCGCCAAGGGGCAGGGATCCTTTGAAATTGTAGCACCCAAAAACGGCTACATTATTCAAAAAGCAGTCAGTGTCGGTCAGAGTATTTCAGCAGATCAAGATCCGCTTTTTTCGATATCCAATCTCAAGCAAGTGTGGGTGATGGTCAATATCTACGCCAATAATTTGAAATACATCAAGGAAGGCGATGCGGTAAAAGTAAAAACGATCGCACAGCCTGATATTTTTTATGCCGGTAAAATTGATAAAATATACCATGTATTTGATGACAATGAACACGTATTAAAAGCGCGTGTGGTTTTGGAAAATCAAAATTTACAGTTGATGCCCGGTTTAGCAGCCGATATCATTATCGACAAGTCCAATGCAGGAGCTGAAGCCTATGCGGTGCCCAATGCCGCCATTGTCTTTCACAACAATAAAGAATATGTCGTTATTTATAAAAATGACTGTGCTATTTCGACCAAACGCATTACGACACTCGCATCCAATGAGCAATATACATTTGTTCAGGAAAAATTCGAGCAAGGTGAGCAGGTCATCAGTAAAAATGCCTTGTTATTATTTGAACAGTTAAACCCCTAA
- a CDS encoding TolC family protein, with protein sequence MKIYWFIGVLLLTVGQSRAQTYTLQELKDMLLQHNGQLIAQKYQIAASDALIVQEKLWSNPTLSISEVNLWKNGTSETLPYLFGKYGQQQQVAVELEQLIETAGKRQKRVHLQSLEKKDALHEYEELLRQLQFELDEAYWNYTGVSRKEALLDTIVHLYQNLEQQYKRQSDLNNIPKSDYLRIQSALMNFEKDRVELYADKNNWLTKIKILTQQEAIENLQIEQADIRLDLTQKIPLDIEDQLWDQNIGYQKQINERDKAQQQLRIEKAEKTPNLTFQLSYDRGGNIMRDFVGVGLSMDLPIWNRNKGNIKAAESRTKHAESEQQVLLHQLKGQLQDLKYQVQLYEATLLKSQQIASEERKAMIANYQKHLQKKQITLLEFIDFIEAYQETETGIVDMTLSYQLAFAQLQYLTGQKF encoded by the coding sequence GTGAAGATATATTGGTTTATCGGTGTTTTGCTGTTGACAGTTGGTCAATCGCGAGCACAAACGTACACGTTACAGGAATTGAAAGATATGCTCTTGCAGCATAATGGGCAACTGATCGCTCAAAAATATCAGATAGCAGCCTCAGATGCGCTGATTGTGCAAGAAAAACTATGGTCCAATCCCACCTTAAGTATCAGTGAAGTCAATCTCTGGAAGAATGGTACATCGGAGACATTGCCTTATCTGTTCGGAAAATATGGACAACAGCAACAAGTTGCGGTAGAACTGGAGCAACTGATTGAAACGGCTGGAAAACGTCAAAAAAGAGTCCATCTCCAATCTTTAGAAAAGAAAGACGCCTTGCACGAATACGAAGAACTGCTACGCCAATTGCAGTTTGAGCTCGATGAAGCCTATTGGAACTATACGGGAGTTTCGCGAAAAGAAGCGCTTTTAGATACCATAGTCCATTTATATCAAAATTTAGAACAGCAATATAAACGTCAGTCGGATCTTAATAATATTCCTAAATCTGATTATCTGCGTATTCAATCGGCCTTGATGAATTTTGAGAAAGATCGGGTAGAACTCTATGCCGACAAGAATAATTGGTTGACCAAAATTAAAATTTTGACTCAACAAGAAGCGATTGAAAATCTACAAATTGAACAAGCCGATATACGCTTGGATTTAACTCAAAAAATCCCTCTTGATATCGAAGATCAGTTATGGGATCAAAATATTGGCTATCAAAAGCAGATCAACGAACGGGATAAAGCACAGCAACAACTACGGATTGAAAAAGCTGAAAAGACCCCAAATCTAACCTTTCAATTGAGCTATGATCGTGGTGGAAATATCATGCGTGATTTTGTAGGAGTAGGGCTGAGCATGGATCTACCCATATGGAATCGCAATAAGGGAAATATCAAAGCGGCAGAAAGTAGGACCAAGCATGCCGAATCCGAACAACAGGTCTTGCTCCATCAACTTAAAGGGCAGCTCCAAGATTTGAAATATCAAGTGCAACTCTATGAAGCTACCCTATTGAAATCACAACAGATCGCATCCGAAGAACGAAAAGCCATGATTGCCAACTACCAAAAACATTTACAAAAGAAGCAAATCACCTTATTGGAGTTTATAGACTTTATCGAAGCCTATCAAGAAACCGAAACGGGTATTGTCGATATGACCCTATCTTATCAATTGGCGTTTGCTCAGCTGCAATATTTAACAGGACAAAAATTTTAA